In Salinibaculum sp. SYNS191, the genomic window CGCGTCCTTGATAGTCTCCAGTTCCGACCGCAGTTCCTCGACGTCCAGTTCCTCACTCATCGTCGGCCCCCTGGACGTGGACGTAGTAGTTGAACAGGTCGGTGTAGGTCGGGTCGATGCGCTCGACGCTCCCGTCCGGGAGTTCGTCCGCCACCGCCTCGAAGTCGTGGGACTCGTCGAGGAAGCCCCGCGCCTCGCCGCCGAGCGGGAACAACTGGCCGTCGACGACGTAGGCTTCGGCGTCGCGCATCGCGTCGCTGCCGGTGACGCGGACGACGGGCGGCACTGCGTCCATCAGTTCCTCCGGCGTGCCCACCGCCGAGACGGTGCCGTCGGGCATGAACGCGATGCGGTCGGCGATGTTGGCGTCCATCGGCCGGTGGCTGGAGACGAGGAAGGTCTTCCCGTCGTCGTACTGGTCGAGGATGATGTCGTGAAAGCGCTGGATGTTCGTGAGGTCGACGCCGGCCGTCGGCTCGTCCAGCAGGTACACCGGCACGTCGACGCTCATCGTCAGCGAGAGTTCGATCTTGCGTTTCATCCCCTCGGAGTAGTGCTTGACGAGCTTGTCGAGGTCGTCGGCCAGCCCCAGGCGGTCGACGTACGCCTCCCAGCGGTCGGTGAAGCGGTGGTGCAGCCGCGAGTAGAAGGCGACGTTCTCGCGGCCGGTGAGCGTGTCGACGGCCATCGAGTCCTGCAGGAGGAAGTTCAGGCTGTCGCCGCCGTCCTCCGTGACCGGTTCGCCGAACACCTCGACGGAGCCCTCCGTGGGGTGCTGGCTGCCGGCGAGACAGGACAGCAGGACCGTCTTGCCGACGCCGTTCGGTCCCATCAGGAGCAGAATCTCGCCCTCGCGGACGGTCAGGTCCGCGCCCCTGACGACGTCGTCCGCGCCGAACTCCTTCTCGACGCCGCGGCTCCGCAGGGCGGCTTCTGTCATGCGCTCACCCCCCGGTAGACGACGCGGCGCATCAGGACCACGCCGAGGCCGGCGGCCAGCACACCGTAGAGAGTGAGCTGTCCGAATCCGAACAGCGCGTCGGGAACCGAAAGGGTGCCCGCCTGGCTGGCGAGGTCCGCCGGCGGGACGACGACGTGGTGGCTGACCAGCCGGGTCGCGGCGGTGTTGGGCAGCCACGTCAGGAGTGCGTCGGGCCCCTGGAAGGCCGAGGGGTCGGTCCCGTTGTACCCCGTCAGGAAGTACGACCCGAGCGCGATGCTGATAGTGACGATGGAGGCGTAGCGGGTGTCCCTGACCAGCGTCGCGACGAGCACGGCCAGTGTCATCCAGACCAGCGCGAAGGAGACCACCGCGACGAGGACGAGCGGGACGGAGACGGGGCCGCGCAGGCCGAACTCGCCGCCGGTCAGGACGGCGACGGCGACGACGACAGCGAAGGCGACAACGGAGAGCACAGTCCCGGCGACCATCCGCCCGGCGAGGTCGGCGCTGGGGGCCAGCGGGAGCGCGCGATACTGCATGTACCGCTCGGCCTCGAAGTCGGCCGCGAGTTGCTGGCCGAAGGAGTTCAGCGACGCGATGACCGCGCCGAACATCCCGTAGCTGACCGCCGTGCCCGCCTTGACGTAGGGAAGCACCGACTCCGGTATCGTGGAGGTGTCGACGAAGACGGTGATGGTGAGCAGGTAGAAGGCGACCGGGAAGGCGACCGACCAGAACAGCACTGCCTTGTTCCTGAACAGCTCTCTGCCGTAGCGTTCGGCGAAGGCACGCGCCTGCCGCAGCCACCCTGCGGTACCGCGCGCTCTCGCGCCGACTGCTGCGTGCGGGGACGTCATCGTTCGCAGATCAGTCTGTCTTGCAATAAAATTTGCTATATTATCTACTTTGTGTTGCAAAGCTATTGCCTCAGCATCTGAAGCGGCTGTTTCGTATTTCACAATCGGGTGGCCGGGAGAAAGAAGGCGAGTTCGGCACAGGGGAAACTGGTTTCTATACTGCAGCCATGTGGTGACAAACTACTGGACAACGGTGAGTACCGGGCAAAATTCATGGGGGAGGGGGTTCAGGTGGATGGTATGACAGCGGAGATTCGGACCGACGTCAACCGGCCGAACGTGCCCGTCGACGGCACCACCATCACGGCGGAGGTAGACGTCGAGCCGGGGGAGAAGCAGGAAC contains:
- a CDS encoding ABC transporter ATP-binding protein yields the protein MTEAALRSRGVEKEFGADDVVRGADLTVREGEILLLMGPNGVGKTVLLSCLAGSQHPTEGSVEVFGEPVTEDGGDSLNFLLQDSMAVDTLTGRENVAFYSRLHHRFTDRWEAYVDRLGLADDLDKLVKHYSEGMKRKIELSLTMSVDVPVYLLDEPTAGVDLTNIQRFHDIILDQYDDGKTFLVSSHRPMDANIADRIAFMPDGTVSAVGTPEELMDAVPPVVRVTGSDAMRDAEAYVVDGQLFPLGGEARGFLDESHDFEAVADELPDGSVERIDPTYTDLFNYYVHVQGADDE
- a CDS encoding ABC transporter permease, whose product is MTSPHAAVGARARGTAGWLRQARAFAERYGRELFRNKAVLFWSVAFPVAFYLLTITVFVDTSTIPESVLPYVKAGTAVSYGMFGAVIASLNSFGQQLAADFEAERYMQYRALPLAPSADLAGRMVAGTVLSVVAFAVVVAVAVLTGGEFGLRGPVSVPLVLVAVVSFALVWMTLAVLVATLVRDTRYASIVTISIALGSYFLTGYNGTDPSAFQGPDALLTWLPNTAATRLVSHHVVVPPADLASQAGTLSVPDALFGFGQLTLYGVLAAGLGVVLMRRVVYRGVSA